The sequence ATAACGAAAAATACGATCCAAGTAAGGATCATGTGGTTTCCAACGCTTCCTGTACTACTAACTGTCTGGCTCCAATCACTAAAGTGGTTCTGGACAATTTCGGAATTGAAGAAGGTCTGATGACCACTATCCACGCTACTACTGCAACTCAACCTACTGTTGACGGTCCTTCTAAAAAAGACTGGAGAGGTGGAAGAGGTGCAATGCAAAACATTATCCCAGCTTCTACAGGTGCTGCAAAAGCTGTTGGTCTTTGTATTCCTGAAGTAAACGGAAAACTGACAGGTATGTCTTTCAGAGTTCCAACTCCAGACGTTTCCGTTGTGGATTTAACAGTTAGAACTACTAGAGAAACCAGCCTAAAAGAAATTTCAGCAAAAATGAAAGAAGCTTCCGAAGGTGCTATGAAAGGGATCTTAGGTTACACCGACGAGATGGTTGTTTCTAACGACTTCTTAAGTTCTACACTTTCTTCTATCTTTGATGCGGACGCTTGTATCGAGTTGAATTCCAGATTTTTTAAATTGGTTTCCTGGTATGATAACGAGATGGGTTACTCTAATAGAGTTTTAGACCTGATCCGTTATATGGCTAAAAAAGGCTAATCGATGCAGCAATTACCCAGACTCGAAAACGAGGACGTCAAGGGGAAACGAGTTTTTCTGAGGGTCGATTTTAACGTCCCTCTGGATAACGGTAAAGTTTCCGACAAGACTAGAATTGAAAAGACACTTCCTACCATTGAACTTTTGGTAAAAAAAGGTGCCAGGGTGGTGATCGCAAGTCACCTTGGCCGCCCTAAAGGTAAACCGGATCCTCAATATTCTATGGAACCTGTTTACGAAGTTTTTAAAGAATTAGTTAAAACTTCCGTAATATTCTCCAAAGACGTGATCGGAGAAAATGCCGTAAAACTTTCCAAAGAACTAAAGGATGGAGAGATCCTGGTCCTGGAAAATTTACGTTTTCATAAAGAAGAAGAGGAAAATGCTCCCGCTTTTTCCAAAAGCCTGGCAGCACTTGCAGATGTTTATGTAAACGATGCATTCGGTGCGGCTCATAGAGCTCACGCTTCTACGGAAGGAATTGCACATCTTCTACCTTCTTTTGCAGGTTTGTTGATGTACAAGGAGATCACCGAACTTTCTTCCCTTCTTTCCCGCCCTGCAAAACCTTTCGTGGCAATCATCGGAGGTTCCAAGGTTTCTTCCAAGATCAGC is a genomic window of Leptospira neocaledonica containing:
- the gap gene encoding type I glyceraldehyde-3-phosphate dehydrogenase, with protein sequence MTRIAINGFGRIGRLVFRSGIKDPNIEFVAINDLVTPDNLGYLLKYDSTHGRFNGTVEHTDDALIVDGKKVLCVSERDPEKLPWKDLKVDYVIESTGLFTDRVGAEKHIKAGAKKVVISAPAKDKDIPTFVMGVNNEKYDPSKDHVVSNASCTTNCLAPITKVVLDNFGIEEGLMTTIHATTATQPTVDGPSKKDWRGGRGAMQNIIPASTGAAKAVGLCIPEVNGKLTGMSFRVPTPDVSVVDLTVRTTRETSLKEISAKMKEASEGAMKGILGYTDEMVVSNDFLSSTLSSIFDADACIELNSRFFKLVSWYDNEMGYSNRVLDLIRYMAKKG
- a CDS encoding phosphoglycerate kinase; the protein is MQQLPRLENEDVKGKRVFLRVDFNVPLDNGKVSDKTRIEKTLPTIELLVKKGARVVIASHLGRPKGKPDPQYSMEPVYEVFKELVKTSVIFSKDVIGENAVKLSKELKDGEILVLENLRFHKEEEENAPAFSKSLAALADVYVNDAFGAAHRAHASTEGIAHLLPSFAGLLMYKEITELSSLLSRPAKPFVAIIGGSKVSSKISVIKNLIEKVDHILIGGGMAYTFLKSRAIPVGNSLVERDFEVEAFQLIERAGVAGVDFQLPVDHVIGDKFDANAKTKTVDKMGILDGWMGMDIGPKTISNYEKVIKNAATIVWNGPMGVFEFDKFAPGTMAIAKAVSKSKARTVVGGGDSIAAINKAKVEDKITHVSTGGGASLEFLEGKKLPGVVALLKEKT